GAGCAACCAAGGAAGAAGTAGAAAGTTGGGCGCGACATAGATTCCGTCGTTTTGGTTTTATGTAGTGAAGGAAATCTAATCCGAGATGTGTCCCTGATTCAATATAGCCActcgaaaaaaggaaaaaagaaaaaagaaaaaagaaaaaagaaaaaagaataagaaaaaaaagttcacCAGTTTTATATAATGCCGTATAGCCTTGTACGTTAGCAACAGCCTTTGAACATGGTCATTTTTCGAAAGACTCGAAATCTGTAACCTCTACTTGATTTCGTGGTCGTGACATTGCTCAAccgaataaaaagaaatccaaGACTTACTACGTATATCAAATCCACAATCATTACAACTAAACAGGTATACGTCATTTATATTCTCTATAAATCGTGTGTGTATTGAGGTCGTTAATCAGCACTCGAAAGTCAGCGGTAGCAATTTCAACTTCCATAAAACACGCGATAGCTGCTGTGCAGTTTTATGATTGGCCACACAAAGACGGTGTTAATTATCAATAAAAACCGATCGTCGCTCACCTGGCAACCGACTACGCTACATCGTTTCACATTGTTGCCTGAAAGAATACTGCAATGCTGCAAAGAACAAGCGAGAGGGAACAAAACGCTAATAGAACACGGCCTCAAAAATAATGAATGTGACGAGTGAAAGTGGGATAGTCAAATgcaaatacataaaaaaaaaaaaaaagaacaaaaaaaaacaaacaaaaaaactcccTGTTTTCCGATTTTACTGGTCATACTTTCTCGTCATCGACTGTTCTGCGAAAGGCTTCTAACGCAAAAAGCAGCATCGAAGGATAATATAATACTGGACAGCATAAGGATAGTCTACCTATTCGCCTATTTATTACTGATTGTGAGTTAGATGCGCGCGGATTACGTGTTTATTTTGGCGGagcaaaacaagaaatggaaTCGAAACGTCTTTGATAGCATCTCGTACATTGTGGAAAATGAGTAGGGTGTTTGGATTTTCCGGTATTTATTACATGATTCGAAAAATTCCGAGTAGACAAAGAACAAAGGCCGTGAATTAGATGCTGTCTGTAAGGAAAAGTAGAACTTTTCGTGCTCCACGAAAGAAGCCTGTTGACGTATCCGGTGCGACTTCTTAGGTAAATAGAACATCTTTCCTCTCAagtttctctctctccgtcccctattttttttaatttttttttatttgactgTGAGAGTCACGGATGGCTACCTAACCTTCTTTCCCCCTTCTTGATGAATCAAGTTTCCTAAACATCCCTCACGCCGTACAAATCTTTGTCAGACTCTAGAGTTTTTAGGCCCGGCGATGAGGGAAAAGAGTGTCAGCCCAAAGGATAATGTCCAATCAAAATTTACTTCAGCACGAAGGCATATGATTAACAGGCAAAACGGATGACAGACATAAACTGACATGATTTGATACTTTTTGATTTACGTAAAGCCACAATTTGACTGGAAATCCAACTGTAGGATTGGAGCCTGGGATGAGAATGAACAGGAATGACTGCCACGAAATTGGTTTGACTTGAAAACTAGAAACCTTGTAGATTGGGGATGCATGTCACAGATAGGCACCAAACGAATGATTTCGTTATTACACTTGGTCATTGGGTGCACGAGAAGGGTTGGCTTTCGACCAGACCAAACCAACAGCGAACGCTGTCGAGCCCCAGTTTAGTTGAGATGAAAACCGTCACATTTGACCCGTCCCCATATAACAGCGTACACAATACATAGCCTCGCCTTGACTACATCTTTCCTACCCGTAGACCGAAATGTAGAGACGAGGGTCGACGGGTGAAAGTGGGTCaaaacttttctcttttccgcTGCGCCCACACTCCTCCAACGTAAGCGCTTACTGTATTGTGCTGCTTTTGGCTTCGTCATTAGAATGGAGAAGAACTGCTATACTACGCACCAACTACAAACTATAAGTAGTAACCAAATTGGTCTCTATACAATCATGTCCACCAGTGTAGCATTGGAATTTAGAAAATTGGCCTACATGCAGGTACGTAAGGTTCAACGTTATGTTTCAATTTCATGGCGGGTTCTGGGACGAGGACAACACAGGGCTAGACATGTGAATAAGTTGACTCGCATGTGGGCCATACAGATATGCTTACCAAACACACCATGAAGCTCTCCATTTTCATCGCGATTTCTTTATCCTTCTCGTTAGACGTATGACATAATCCGCCTTTATTCATACGACAAATGAAATCagaacacatttttttccccagctTATCAATACCGTTGTAGCTCTCCCAAATTTGTGAAAGATGAAATTTCCAAGCAAACGTACTAATGATTGTAGatgcggaaaaaaaaaaattgtgaaccAGTGAAAAAGCGCTATGGAAACGCAAATCACGATCTCCTGATGAACACACCCATTTACAAAAATCATCGGTAGATGACATCTTCGATGAATCGTTGCAAACGGTATTCGTCTGCAGAGACACTGAAAGATTCAATACAAACGACTCATTTCACGCGGCTATGCGTATACCATCACTGGCCAAAATCCGATGTGTCATAATGCATCCACAGTTTTGGTTGTTCGTGTATTGCCACGTTTCTCTTCTGTCTACCCTTGCAATATAGGTTGCGAGACGTGAGGCCGAAATGCAGTCTCCAAAAAGCATGTGGGAGACTAGGAGTCATAAACTTCTTAAAGACCTTGTGTTCCAAAGAAGCAGCCCACTTCGCTATGGAAGGAGGGCTTGCcagtatgaaaaaaaaaaaaaaaactaaactaaacTAAAGCCGCATACAAGATCATTGCTTTCTTCTCGCTTGATATGATGCGAATTGTTTCATGGAACGTGACCTTGTTTTCGACACATAGCCCAAAACACCCCCAAAATTTCCCATTCCTGTAAGACTGGGTAAAGGTCGAACGGGGGCAATTTGCACATTCATTGACTCGCAGTTTCATTCAAAGTTCAGCAGTTTCATTCAAAGTTCGAACTTCCATCCGACCAATTCGCTGCTGATTTCGCCCACAGTTGACATTTTCCAATCTCTTTTTCAATCCGGAAAATAGCAAAAGCTCGACAGCTGTTTCACATTATCGGTGTGTTTCTTCCGTTTGCAGATATCAGGTGCGTCCCGAGCTGTTCCCTGTTTTTTATCTTCTACGGGAAGAGGCAACGGAAAGGGTTACGTAAAGCGAGCACAGGTTGTGAACGGGAGAAACATGTCGGCCATGATGCATGCaatcttttttccccctttgtTTTGGAAAGGGAATTGAGTTCATTTAGGTACAAAAGTTTTTACCAAACATGCTACGAGACTGATTGAAACTTAAACTACCTACTGACATGAATATCACAAACCCATAACAGTATGTCCGCTATTGGATCCCAGGTCTTATGAGACCCATGCAAAATACTTGAGCACTCTTCTCCTTTTTCGCTTTTGAAAGACGACGATTTCTTGGTTAAATGTGCAATATATTTATTGGTTACTCTTACTACAATTACTGTTGTATCGAGACAATTCATATTATGTTTCACAGTTGAGTTATCTGTAAGAAGAAATAGCGAGgcattgctttttttttctactccTTTTTCTGAACCAGAGGCCTCCAGCTGGTTAAGAACAACACCTAAAATATACTGTACTTGTAATGtacatcattttcttttctcttcaaaaTGAAGTTTTGGAAACCGGACAGGATTTATGACATATAAGAAGGTCTCATAAATACGTTTCCCATCTGACACGGTTTACTGGAGTGGTTTGGAAATACTAACCTAGTGGCGAAACGCGTTAGTTCCTTGCAATGTCAACAAAGGAGTCTATTTAAATTAGCCATTGAACGATACCCGAAAAATAATGAGCCATCAAAGACTTTTTCGACGAACAGAAAACTTCATGCTAGGACACAAAGGCCATCCTGCATCCTTGTTTGTCAGGAATAGCAGTCCCAAGAGGCGTCCTGCAACGAAAaaattcctttcttttctggtTTTGTAGTATGATAACAATTTATTCGAATGACCGAGAGATATGGACAACTTTTACTGGTTGAAAGCTGATAAATGAACATCGATATTCATACAGAGGTGCGAAACAAATCAAATACTAAGCGTGACGGAGGGTAAGGTTGTGAATTGGACATCTACTGAGATGCGCACTGAACGCCTCGCGGTCCCTGCGGATTTTCATCGTCTTCATAATAAGCTTCACGCTGATCTCGCTGACGGCGAGCTTCAACTTCCGGGTTAAAGTCCATCAGTACAGCCTCTTCTGCTTGATCAGAGATTATCACCTCTGGCCtttgtttttcaataacaTTGTTATTAGTTTTGGTTTCAAAGGAATTTATAGGTGGCATTATAATTTCAGATAAAAAATTAACTTACTTCGGGGGAAGGAGACTTTCTAATTTAGGAATAACTTCTGCAGGCAGCTGGCGAGGAAACTCGACAGAAAACTGTATTATAAGACGTCCTTTTTCGAAGGGATTTCGGTAGTGAGGCATTCCTTCGTTAAGAATACATTTCAGATCGCCTTGTTTGAAAACCTGTCCTGGAAGGGATGAAATAACCAGATCGCGGTCGTCCAAAGTATGAATTGATTTCTGAAAACCACACAGTGCCTCAACAAGAGATAGTTCCATTCGCATGACTAAATTATCACCGGATCGCCTAAAAAGACGCAAAAGGATCAAAATCAACATTAATTAGtaattgcaaaataaaacaaatcaacACGTTATTTACTTGAAAACAAGATGCTCTTTTTCGTCTAATACAATAATAATGTCGCCTGCTTGAAGTCCTGGTTCTTGATCACCTTCACCGTTAAATGTGATCTTTTGTCCATCCACCATGCCTTTATCGACATGGACTTCCAGAACTTTTCTCTCTCTAACAACCTGAACAACAAAACCATTggttaataatttaaaaatatatatatttttttaataacttAATACCTTTTTCCCTAAGCAGACCTTACAGCGGTCTTTGGCATTAATTCTTTCGCCTTGCCCTTGGCATTCAACACAGACTGACTGTATTTGTTGAACCATACCAGGACCAATTTGTTGAATCCTCACCTGTACCCCACTGCCTCTACAGTTAGGACATCGCTCTACAGCTCCTTTCTTGCCTCCTAGACCTGCACAGCAACTCTGCTATTGAACTAAAACACTTCTCAGCCAACAACTCTTTTTACCTTCACATCCATCACAAATAACATTTTTCTGAAGTGCAAGTTTACGAACAGATCCATTATACAGTTCCTCTAGAGTTACCCCCATCTGATGAACAACAtcctttccttttctctcCCGTCGGCCGCGACCCCCACCCCCACCACCAAAAAACATGTCTGAccattgaaattattagtAACAATCCACTGTTTaaaaacaagaataaaaatacCAAAAATGTCCATGGGAGAAGAGAATCCACCAGGCCCACCACTTGAACCCTCCTTCAGTGCTTGTTCTCCTCCTTCATC
This genomic interval from Daphnia magna isolate NIES linkage group LG8, ASM2063170v1.1, whole genome shotgun sequence contains the following:
- the LOC116929801 gene encoding dnaJ homolog subfamily A member 1 isoform X1, whose translation is MFSYIPFFLEPSRTLTFMDTKMVKEMKFYDLLGVKPNCTSDELKKAYRKLALKYHPDKNPNEGEKFKVISQAYEVLSTPEKRKIYDEGGEQALKEGSSGGPGGFSSPMDIFDMFFGGGGGGRGRRERKGKDVVHQMGVTLEELYNGSVRKLALQKNVICDGCEGLGGKKGAVERCPNCRGSGVQVRIQQIGPGMVQQIQSVCVECQGQGERINAKDRCKVCLGKKVVRERKVLEVHVDKGMVDGQKITFNGEGDQEPGLQAGDIIIVLDEKEHLVFKRSGDNLVMRMELSLVEALCGFQKSIHTLDDRDLVISSLPGQVFKQGDLKCILNEGMPHYRNPFEKGRLIIQFSVEFPRQLPAEVIPKLESLLPPKPEVIISDQAEEAVLMDFNPEVEARRQRDQREAYYEDDENPQGPRGVQCASQ
- the LOC116929801 gene encoding dnaJ homolog subfamily A member 1 isoform X2, whose translation is MVKEMKFYDLLGVKPNCTSDELKKAYRKLALKYHPDKNPNEGEKFKVISQAYEVLSTPEKRKIYDEGGEQALKEGSSGGPGGFSSPMDIFDMFFGGGGGGRGRRERKGKDVVHQMGVTLEELYNGSVRKLALQKNVICDGCEGLGGKKGAVERCPNCRGSGVQVRIQQIGPGMVQQIQSVCVECQGQGERINAKDRCKVCLGKKVVRERKVLEVHVDKGMVDGQKITFNGEGDQEPGLQAGDIIIVLDEKEHLVFKRSGDNLVMRMELSLVEALCGFQKSIHTLDDRDLVISSLPGQVFKQGDLKCILNEGMPHYRNPFEKGRLIIQFSVEFPRQLPAEVIPKLESLLPPKPEVIISDQAEEAVLMDFNPEVEARRQRDQREAYYEDDENPQGPRGVQCASQ